In Silene latifolia isolate original U9 population chromosome X, ASM4854445v1, whole genome shotgun sequence, the following proteins share a genomic window:
- the LOC141621546 gene encoding exocyst complex component EXO70C1-like, with amino-acid sequence MEKNHLPAKSTSFNDRRLSKAEKAILLNKSSSFSALVDRSQPPPRRAFSSIDAVWNLTTNNKVSECHGKIQENGDFREHRTTQNEVFKGIDDFIKKLSSVEDVSNLSNIPQSVEKISKMVQLEIDKYDGGESPLKFGVDRKQDTCLLNVVSRVAKLSNILAKFASNKEVSACLGLTTPAIQRAMSFLEEELRIILEYATNHTSKTPKSSKYSGVTSSEDQERAKEEEGNNYPGISEEKIVNMRSIANVMISAGYETECCQLYSIARRNAFKEAMNLQGLDKVSTDDVQKMQWESLESHIGNWINVVKYVAKVLLPGEKRLCDSVFFDEHPSISEAMFSNLIRSAVILFLNFAEAISMTKRSAERLFKVLDIYETLTELMSALDKLCSNECANELRSELSSVKRRLGESAVCIFCDLENSIKNDVSKNVNPSGAVHPLTRYTMNYLRYACDFKETLEQVFFLYHNTEQHPKAHEQRYKDRESNNHKENDKETGLKEMPFALELMTIMNLLDENLEAKSQLYKDPSLRFIFLMNNGRYILQKMKESAEIHELVGNTYRRKRSSDLRGYHKSYQRETWSRVLQTLNQEGLQVNGKVQKLVLKERFKSFNQMFDDIHKTQSCWVVSDEQLQSELRVSISAVMIPAYRSFLARFGQYFTPGRQSEKYIKYQPEDIESTIEGLFDGNQNSHSSVARRKS; translated from the coding sequence ATGGAGAAAAATCATCTTCCGGCCAAGTCGACAAGTTTTAATGACCGTCGACTATCCAAGGCAGAAAAGGCCATCCTTCTTAACAAATCCTCTAGCTTTAGTGCCCTTGTTGATCGCAGTCAACCTCCTCCTCGAAGAGCCTTTTCTTCCATTGATGCGGTATGGAATCTTACCACCAATAACAAAGTTTCTGAATGTCATGGAAAGATTCAAGAAAATGGTGATTTTAGAGAACACCGGACAACTCAAAACGAGGTTTTCAAGGGGATAGATGATTTCATTAAAAAACTTTCATCGGTCGAGGATGTCTCGAATCTCTCTAATATTCCTCAATCAGTAGAGAAAATTTCTAAGATGGTCCAGTTGGAGATTGACAAGTATGATGGAGGGGAGTCTCCATTAAAATTCGGAGTTGATAGGAAACAAGATACCTGTTTGTTGAATGTCGTTAGCCGGGTGGCAAAATTATCAAACATCCTTGCCAAATTTGCTTCAAATAAAGAGGTAAGCGCGTGCCTTGGCTTAACGACACCTGCTATCCAACGAGCCATGTCTTTCTTAGAAGAGGAGCTTCGGATCATTTTGGAATATGCCACAAACCATACCTCCAAAACGCCTAAATCATCAAAGTATTCTGGAGTAACAAGTTCAGAGGACCAAGAACGAGCCAAAGAAGAGGAGGGAAACAATTATCCTGGAATTTCTGAGGAGAAGATAGTCAACATGAGGAGCATAGCCAATGTAATGATTTCAGCCGGGTATGAAACAGAATGTTGCCAGCTGTATAGCATTGCGAGAAGAAACGCTTTCAAGGAAGCGATGAACCTTCAAGGATTAGATAAAGTAAGCACCGATGATGTACAAAAAATGCAATGGGAGTCTTTAGAAAGCCACATTGGTAATTGGATCAATGTTGTCAAGTACGTTGCTAAGGTCCTCTTGCCAGGGGAGAAGAGGCTTTGTGATTCTGTTTTCTTTGACGAGCACCCTTCGATTAGCGAGGCAATGTTCTCCAACCTGATAAGGTCCGCGGTCATTCTATTCCTTAACTTTGCAGAGGCAATATCAATGACCAAGCGCTCTGCTGAAAGGCTCTTTAAGGTGCTCGACATTTATGAGACATTGACCGAGCTCATGTCTGCATTAGACAAGTTGTGTTCCAATGAATGTGCTAATGAGCTGAGATCTGAGTTGTCCTCTGTAAAACGTAGGCTAGGCGAGTCCGCCGTATGCATATTTTGTGACCTTGAGAACTCGATCAAGAACGATGTTTCTAAGAACGTGAACCCAAGTGGGGCTGTCCATCCCTTGACCCGGTACACCATGAACTACCTGAGGTATGCTTGTGATTTTAAAGAGACCCTAGAGCAGGTTTTTTTCCTCTATCACAACACCGAACAACACCCGAAAGCACATGAACAAAGATATAAAGATCGAGAAAGTAACAACCATAAGGAAAACGACAAAGAAACCGGGTTGAAAGAAATGCCATTTGCTTTAGAGCTCATGACTATCATGAACCTCTTGGATGAGAATCTCGAGGCCAAGTCTCAACTATATAAAGATCCCTCgttaagattcatattcttaatGAACAACGGAAGATACATTCTCCAAAAGATGAAGGAATCTGCGGAGATACATGAGCTGGTCGGGAACACTTATCGTAGGAAGAGATCGTCCGATTTGAGAGGGTACCATAAAAGCTACCAAAGAGAGACGTGGAGCCGAGTGCTACAAACCTTGAACCAAGAAGGATTGCAGGTGAATGGAAAGGTCCAGAAGCTGGTTTTGAAAGAGAGATTTAAGAGTTTTAACCAGATGTTTGATGATATCCATAAGACACAAAGTTGTTGGGTAGTGAGTGATGAGCAGCTTCAATCGGAGCTTCGAGTATCTATCTCAGCTGTAATGATTCCGGCTTATCGGTCTTTCTTGGCAAGGTTCGGCCAGTACTTTACCCCAGGAAGGCAGTCAGAGAAGTACATCAAGTATCAGCCAGAAGACATCGAGTCGACAATAGAAGGATTATTTGATGGGAACCAGAATTCCCATTCATCTGTAGCTAGGAGGAAAAGCTAG
- the LOC141618110 gene encoding uncharacterized protein LOC141618110: MKKPNLTDDQRHRIVCLLFESCINGKPAHGKMNEVANKFNVTRKSVFTIWSAAKKQREAEVAINVRSKIKGKKGKNRLPCPIEAIVALDVEKRTTLKRLGKAIGHSPSTCHRWVKEGLIKSHTSSIHPALSEDHKHIRLHFVMGKLVFDRLLRCIMFKDMSHIIHIDEKWFYMTNPKCRYYIGSNEALPYRSCKSKRYITKIMFVAAVSRPTYKENGEVLFDGKLGIWPFTYQEPHVPHQVVAALEFGMVEMSVGGRILVI; this comes from the exons ATGAAAAAACCAAATCTGACTGACGATCAAAGGCATAGAATCGTCTGCTTGTTGTTTGAGAGTTGCATAAATGGTAAACCTGCACATGGGAAGATGAATGAAGTGGCAAATAAGTTCAATGTGACAAGGAAATCTGTTTTTACTATATGGTCAGCAGCAAAAAAACAGAGAGAAGCTGAAGTGGCCATCAATGTGAGGAGTAAAATAAAGGGAAAGAAGGGGAAAAATAGATTACCTTGTCCAATAGAGGCCATAGTGGCACTTGATGTAGAAAAGAGAACAACTTTGAAGAGGTTGGGGAAGGCAATTGGGCATTCACCATCTACCTGTCATAGATGGGTAAAAGAAGGACTCATTAAGTCTCACACAAGTTCAATACATCCAGCATTGAGTGAAGACCACAAGCACATTAGGTTGCATTTTGTGATGGGCAAATTAGTCTTTGATAGGCTATTGAGGTGTATAATGTTCAAGGATATGAGTCACATCATTCACATTGATGaaaaatggttttatatgaccAATCCAAAATGTAGGTACTACATTGGCAGCAATGAAGCACTACCTTACAGAAGTTGTAAAAGCAAACGGTACATAACAAAGATCATGTTCGTAGCAgccgtatcaagaccaacatacaaaGAGAATGGAGAAGTATTGTTTGATGGAAAGCTTGGTATATGGCCCTTCACTTATCAGGAACCACATGTCCCACACCag GTTGTTGCTGCACTTGAATTCGGCATGGTGGAGATGAGTGTTGGAGGCCGGATATTGGTGATTTAA